Proteins encoded together in one Variovorax paradoxus EPS window:
- a CDS encoding PilW family protein — protein sequence MKQRGLTLIELLVAMLIGLIVTLAVASIVVVGEAHRRVTTSTNDMEQAGAYAAYVLDRALRSAGSSLVQSVQPTDRGVFGCKLNAAALLPTGAFPAPFKKAFLPGTTSDLRVAPVLIGKSQSDTGSDVLVVMGGDAVAGGVPRGLTDPGSATTLAMDNTVGVSAGDLVLVSQQGTTDCLLEQVSGTTAKVLTLGGAYYTAGKSTSMETLAASTSTYVTPLGNPANGNVQFQLFGVGDNRTLVGYDLLLGAGGATQALADGVAELHAIYGVDTNGDGMLDNWTDPGAAGFDIATVMQTPETMRKIVAVRVALVMRSANREKEAVSPAKLKLFGDDFQDAAKNPISQTVTLGDDDQHYRHRIVEFTVPLRNMLLLP from the coding sequence ATGAAGCAGCGCGGTCTCACACTGATCGAACTGCTGGTCGCGATGCTCATCGGCCTGATCGTGACGCTGGCCGTGGCCAGCATTGTCGTGGTGGGCGAGGCGCATCGGCGCGTCACCACCTCCACCAACGACATGGAGCAGGCCGGCGCCTATGCGGCCTATGTGCTCGATCGTGCGCTGCGCAGTGCTGGCTCGAGCCTGGTCCAGTCGGTGCAGCCGACCGACCGGGGCGTGTTCGGCTGCAAGCTCAATGCGGCGGCCCTGCTGCCCACCGGCGCCTTCCCCGCACCGTTCAAGAAGGCCTTTCTGCCCGGCACCACGTCCGACCTGCGCGTGGCGCCCGTGCTCATCGGCAAGAGCCAGTCCGATACCGGCTCCGACGTGCTGGTGGTCATGGGCGGCGATGCTGTGGCCGGCGGCGTGCCGCGCGGCCTGACGGACCCGGGCAGCGCGACGACGCTCGCGATGGACAACACGGTCGGCGTGTCCGCGGGCGACCTCGTGCTGGTCAGCCAGCAAGGCACGACGGACTGTTTGCTCGAACAGGTCTCTGGCACCACGGCGAAGGTGCTGACGTTGGGCGGTGCCTACTACACGGCCGGCAAGTCCACGTCGATGGAGACATTGGCGGCCAGCACCTCCACCTACGTCACGCCGCTGGGCAATCCCGCGAACGGCAACGTGCAGTTCCAGCTCTTCGGCGTGGGCGACAACCGCACGCTCGTCGGCTACGACCTGCTGCTGGGCGCCGGCGGTGCGACACAGGCGCTGGCCGACGGCGTGGCCGAACTGCACGCCATCTACGGCGTGGACACCAACGGCGACGGCATGCTCGACAACTGGACGGACCCGGGCGCCGCGGGCTTCGACATCGCCACCGTCATGCAGACGCCCGAGACGATGCGAAAGATCGTCGCCGTTCGCGTGGCGCTGGTCATGCGCAGCGCGAACAGGGAAAAAGAGGCGGTGTCGCCCGCCAAGCTGAAGCTCTTCGGCGATGACTTCCAGGACGCCGCGAAGAATCCAATTTCACAGACCGTGACGCTGGGCGACGACGACCAGCACTACCGCCATCGGATCGTCGAATTCACCGTCCCGCTGCGCAACATGCTGCTGCTGCCATGA
- the pilV gene encoding type IV pilus modification protein PilV: MKKFSLKKPSGARQSGVALLEVLVSVLLFSLGILGLIGLQARAISLSTDAQDRNRAALLANDIASTMWLGKSVAVNTGAGSTWQKRVSDVASAGLPNGAVTVTAVSGTTNSADIAITWKAPGRSGAKAEQQSSTLTTRVTLP; encoded by the coding sequence ATGAAGAAGTTCTCTTTGAAGAAGCCCTCCGGCGCGAGGCAGTCCGGCGTCGCCCTGTTGGAAGTGCTGGTCTCCGTCCTGTTGTTTTCGCTGGGCATCCTCGGGCTGATCGGCTTGCAGGCGCGCGCCATCAGCCTGTCGACGGATGCGCAGGACCGCAACCGCGCCGCTCTGCTGGCCAACGACATCGCCAGCACGATGTGGCTGGGCAAGTCGGTTGCAGTGAACACGGGCGCCGGTTCGACCTGGCAGAAACGCGTGAGCGACGTCGCCAGCGCAGGCTTGCCGAACGGCGCGGTGACCGTCACCGCGGTATCGGGCACCACCAACAGCGCCGACATCGCCATCACCTGGAAGGCGCCCGGCCGCTCAGGTGCGAAGGCTGAACAACAGAGCAGCACGCTCACCACGCGGGTGACGCTCCCATGA
- a CDS encoding GspH/FimT family pseudopilin, producing MNNHRRHALGFTLIEMMVTVTLLGILTMLAMPSFTTWIANNKVRTVSDSLQNGLRLAQTEALRRSRPMVFSLTNSAAPQNGLTAAANGSNWSLNVAKSSLDASNVFVQAGVLSDVAAGAQVKGAAAVCFNAMGRLVANSDTGVDGASCNTDSPVFAYDIAANGSDRPLRVLLGLGGQVRMCDPARKLADSPDGCP from the coding sequence ATGAACAATCACCGGCGCCACGCGTTGGGGTTCACGCTGATCGAGATGATGGTGACCGTCACGCTGCTGGGCATCCTGACGATGCTGGCCATGCCGTCGTTCACGACCTGGATCGCCAACAACAAGGTCCGCACGGTGAGCGACTCGCTGCAGAACGGCTTGCGCCTTGCACAGACCGAGGCCCTGCGCCGAAGCCGGCCCATGGTCTTCTCGCTCACGAACAGCGCCGCGCCGCAGAACGGCCTGACCGCCGCGGCTAACGGAAGCAACTGGTCGCTCAACGTTGCCAAGTCGAGCCTGGACGCAAGCAACGTGTTCGTGCAGGCCGGCGTGCTGTCGGATGTGGCGGCCGGCGCGCAGGTCAAGGGCGCAGCGGCCGTCTGCTTCAACGCCATGGGCCGCCTCGTGGCGAACAGCGATACCGGCGTGGACGGCGCGAGCTGCAACACCGACTCACCGGTCTTTGCGTACGACATCGCCGCGAATGGCTCGGACCGCCCGCTGCGCGTGCTGCTCGGCCTGGGGGGGCAGGTGCGCATGTGCGATCCGGCCCGAAAGCTTGCAGATTCTCCCGACGGTTGCCCATGA
- a CDS encoding type IV pilin protein, translating to MQIQILRTARRPHAAVVAGRSIAGFTLIEVMITVAIVAILASIALPSYRDYVLRGQLVDGTNGLATMRADMERYYQDNRTYLKTGSFVPPCTATTSRANVSGTFQLSCASAPAATSTTYTLQAVGSGPTKGFTFTVDQLGLQSTTIESVSGWKGCDKAWVTKRGQACPT from the coding sequence ATGCAAATACAAATCTTGAGGACGGCGAGGCGGCCACATGCGGCCGTGGTCGCGGGCCGGAGCATTGCCGGCTTCACGCTGATCGAGGTAATGATCACCGTGGCCATCGTGGCCATCCTCGCGTCGATCGCGCTGCCCAGCTACCGCGACTACGTGCTGCGCGGCCAATTGGTCGATGGCACCAACGGTCTGGCGACCATGCGCGCGGACATGGAGCGCTACTACCAGGACAACCGGACCTATCTCAAGACCGGTTCGTTCGTGCCGCCTTGCACCGCCACCACCAGCAGAGCCAACGTCTCGGGCACCTTCCAGTTGTCGTGCGCGTCGGCGCCCGCTGCCACATCGACCACCTACACATTGCAGGCCGTCGGCAGCGGACCCACCAAGGGGTTCACTTTCACGGTCGACCAACTTGGTCTTCAAAGCACCACGATCGAGAGCGTTTCCGGCTGGAAGGGCTGCGACAAGGCCTGGGTGACCAAGCGAGGCCAGGCGTGCCCCACATGA
- a CDS encoding LysR family transcriptional regulator, with translation MLDLNEVAMFVQVARSGSFAEAARRLSVPSATVSRRIQQLEARLGTRLMQRSTRKLTLTSAGESFHERCGPAVEELIEAGQLHVADNSEPSGTVRVTAPTSFFDFFQMEWVDTFLAEHPQVRLDFVLSDLLVDLIADRIDIAFRGGPLQDSCYVARRIFASYGELTASPAYLAAHGVPMSLEDLGEHECVVQPDASGNAIWRLQDAEGVEKDVRVKGRFNSNTQSVLRQAACAGLGIAALPSILTAPEIAAGRLVRVLPGYTRAGRGLSVVYPSRQQRPLAVSMFADMAVEKLSQQGWAPTSGA, from the coding sequence ATGCTCGATCTGAATGAAGTGGCGATGTTTGTGCAGGTGGCTCGCAGCGGCAGCTTCGCCGAGGCGGCACGACGCTTGAGCGTGCCTTCCGCCACGGTGAGCCGGCGCATCCAGCAACTCGAGGCGCGGCTGGGCACGCGGTTGATGCAGCGCTCGACCCGCAAGCTCACGCTGACGAGCGCAGGTGAGTCCTTCCACGAGCGATGCGGCCCGGCGGTCGAGGAGCTCATCGAAGCCGGTCAACTGCACGTGGCGGACAACTCGGAGCCGTCCGGCACGGTGCGCGTGACCGCGCCGACCAGCTTCTTCGATTTCTTCCAGATGGAATGGGTGGACACGTTCCTGGCCGAGCATCCCCAGGTGCGCCTGGACTTCGTGCTCAGCGATCTGCTGGTCGACCTGATTGCCGATCGCATCGACATCGCATTCCGCGGCGGCCCGCTGCAGGACTCCTGCTATGTGGCCCGGCGCATCTTCGCGAGCTATGGCGAACTGACCGCCAGCCCGGCATATCTGGCGGCGCATGGCGTGCCCATGTCCCTGGAGGACCTCGGCGAGCACGAGTGCGTGGTGCAGCCCGATGCGAGCGGCAACGCCATCTGGCGCCTGCAGGACGCGGAAGGCGTGGAGAAGGACGTGCGCGTGAAAGGGCGCTTCAACAGCAACACGCAGTCGGTGCTGCGCCAGGCCGCATGCGCGGGCCTGGGCATTGCCGCGCTGCCCTCGATCCTGACGGCCCCCGAAATCGCCGCCGGCAGGCTGGTGCGGGTGCTGCCCGGGTACACGCGGGCCGGCCGCGGCCTGAGCGTTGTCTACCCCAGCCGCCAGCAGCGTCCGCTGGCCGTTTCGATGTTCGCCGACATGGCGGTGGAAAAACTGAGCCAGCAGGGTTGGGCGCCCACATCTGGTGCATAG
- a CDS encoding MarR family winged helix-turn-helix transcriptional regulator, with protein sequence MRALPDTTALGAPRALDDLLLYRLWNATRSSRAMATRIVEGGFGITHREWGMIGMLAQVGEIRPSALAEQLQLDRVRTSRGLRSLFEKRLIERRQNADDGREVHVQLSDAGQQLFEELFPRIAGLNVDLLEGLDAEHHHILLQCLYQLESRGNALNAQRAVPEKADRRAGGTRHHWSRQVDICLI encoded by the coding sequence ATGCGAGCCCTTCCCGATACGACAGCACTGGGCGCACCGCGCGCACTGGACGACCTCTTGCTCTACCGCTTGTGGAACGCCACGCGCTCAAGCAGGGCCATGGCAACGCGCATCGTGGAGGGGGGCTTCGGCATCACGCACCGGGAATGGGGAATGATCGGCATGCTCGCGCAGGTCGGAGAGATCAGGCCCTCGGCGCTCGCCGAGCAGCTGCAGCTCGACCGCGTGCGCACATCGCGGGGCCTGCGAAGCCTCTTCGAGAAGCGCCTGATCGAACGGCGTCAGAACGCCGATGACGGCCGCGAAGTCCACGTGCAATTGAGCGACGCAGGCCAGCAACTCTTCGAAGAATTGTTCCCGCGCATTGCCGGCCTCAACGTCGACCTTCTCGAAGGCCTCGATGCCGAACACCACCATATCCTTCTCCAGTGCCTGTACCAGCTCGAGTCGCGCGGCAACGCATTGAATGCACAGCGCGCAGTGCCGGAGAAAGCCGATCGTCGCGCGGGTGGCACGCGCCACCACTGGTCCAGGCAGGTCGACATCTGCCTGATCTAG
- a CDS encoding amino acid ABC transporter substrate-binding protein, producing the protein MSPLSAHLLRATLIPASFALTALAALPVHAAVDTMSKIRETRTIVLGVREAAAPFSFVNAQKQPVGYSVDLCMNAVEEIRRELKLPDIKVQYKPVSGPDRIPKLLSGEIDLECGSTTNTMARQEKVDFSYTFFVAGMRVLTSQNLHVDTVKDLQKQPVALTKGTTSEKLFRQLAEGELRDAKFTTYDNNVEAFKALKEGKVRAFAQDDSLLQGLVSNDKTIDTLSLSRLALSVEPYAVMARKGDTALLAAVDRSLAQLYSSGEINKLYDKWFNTSTLTIKMGRLTRDSFVRPNKQPGVAMVLGHSI; encoded by the coding sequence ATGTCCCCTCTTTCCGCGCATCTGCTGCGCGCCACGTTGATTCCCGCTTCTTTCGCACTGACGGCATTGGCTGCATTGCCGGTACACGCCGCCGTCGACACGATGAGCAAGATCCGCGAAACACGCACGATCGTGCTCGGTGTTCGCGAAGCAGCAGCGCCGTTTTCCTTCGTCAATGCACAGAAGCAACCCGTGGGCTATTCGGTGGACCTGTGCATGAACGCTGTCGAGGAGATCAGGCGCGAGCTCAAGCTGCCCGACATCAAGGTTCAGTACAAGCCCGTGTCCGGCCCCGACCGCATTCCCAAGCTGCTTTCCGGTGAGATCGACCTCGAGTGCGGCTCGACCACCAACACGATGGCACGCCAGGAAAAGGTGGACTTCAGCTACACCTTCTTCGTCGCGGGGATGCGCGTGCTGACGAGCCAGAACCTTCATGTGGACACGGTGAAGGATCTGCAGAAGCAGCCGGTCGCGCTGACCAAGGGCACGACGTCGGAGAAGCTTTTCAGGCAACTCGCCGAGGGTGAACTGCGCGACGCGAAGTTCACCACCTACGACAACAACGTCGAAGCCTTCAAGGCCCTGAAGGAAGGCAAGGTGCGCGCGTTCGCGCAGGACGATTCGCTCCTGCAAGGCCTCGTGTCGAACGACAAGACGATCGATACGCTCAGCCTGAGCAGGCTCGCGCTGTCGGTCGAGCCGTACGCCGTGATGGCGCGCAAGGGCGACACCGCATTGCTGGCCGCTGTCGACCGCAGCCTCGCGCAGCTGTATTCGAGTGGCGAGATCAACAAGCTCTACGACAAGTGGTTCAACACCAGCACGCTCACCATCAAGATGGGACGCCTCACACGCGACAGCTTTGTCCGGCCGAACAAGCAGCCCGGCGTTGCGATGGTGCTCGGCCATTCGATCTGA
- a CDS encoding LamG-like jellyroll fold domain-containing protein: protein MRQKVQEQAQPWLSGWNALTGNGRAQLGAKPRPLATVIRGDVPGQNFAQFYIDVARAYQLALRWKVSQDTRYADLAVVFLNEWSSTLKEVTGNADRFLAAGIYGYEFANAAEIMRTYPGWAPADFARFQTMMLDIFYPLNNQFLTIHNGTQYSSYWANWDQCSMASILAIGVLCDRPDIYDEAISYYKAGQGNGAGLQAVYYVHPGYLGQWQESGRDQGHCTLGIGLAGAFCEMAWNQGDDIYGYENNRFLAGAEYVAKTNLRDGTGAFYTMPYFTNVNKQGKQAELSTGAQGHRRGIWESVHNHYANRLGIATPYTALQAIQMRPEGDGGKGDELGFGTLTFTRDPLPTAGRPSGLTARLRGTQVVLSWWGCTGAQSYSVRRAERAGGPYSVIASGITDTLTFNDTALSATGATGATDVYHYVIVAATASGDSAPSTEARVSVAPELLLQWKPDGGARTPVRLPTGLAKNAADFTVSVRVFLDSAATWARVFDFGSGTRRYMMLTVRNGGGVVRYGISTVHGFNEEGIDGTSALATGRWVHVAVTLSGTLGTLYVDGVVDGTNAQMTLTPADLGETTQNWLGHSQFAKDPDLQGRVDDLRFYSGALGATEIAALAKA, encoded by the coding sequence ATGCGCCAGAAGGTCCAGGAGCAGGCGCAACCGTGGCTCTCCGGCTGGAATGCATTGACAGGCAACGGCCGCGCGCAGCTCGGTGCGAAGCCGCGTCCGCTGGCCACGGTGATTCGGGGGGACGTCCCGGGCCAGAACTTCGCGCAGTTCTACATCGACGTCGCGCGCGCCTACCAACTCGCGCTGCGCTGGAAGGTCTCGCAGGACACGCGCTATGCCGACCTTGCGGTGGTCTTCCTGAACGAATGGTCCTCCACGCTCAAGGAGGTCACGGGCAATGCGGACCGCTTTCTCGCGGCGGGCATCTACGGCTACGAGTTCGCGAACGCGGCCGAGATCATGCGCACCTACCCAGGCTGGGCGCCGGCCGATTTCGCGCGCTTCCAGACCATGATGCTGGACATCTTCTATCCGCTCAACAACCAGTTCCTCACCATCCACAACGGCACCCAGTACAGCAGCTACTGGGCCAACTGGGACCAATGCAGCATGGCCTCGATCTTGGCCATCGGCGTGCTCTGCGACCGGCCGGACATCTACGACGAGGCGATCAGCTACTACAAGGCCGGCCAGGGCAACGGCGCGGGCCTGCAGGCGGTCTACTACGTGCATCCCGGCTACCTCGGCCAATGGCAGGAAAGCGGGCGCGACCAGGGCCACTGCACGCTGGGCATCGGCCTTGCGGGCGCCTTCTGCGAGATGGCGTGGAACCAGGGCGACGACATCTACGGCTACGAGAACAACCGCTTCCTGGCGGGCGCCGAGTACGTGGCGAAGACCAATCTTCGCGATGGCACCGGCGCCTTCTACACGATGCCCTACTTCACCAACGTCAACAAGCAAGGCAAGCAGGCCGAGCTGTCGACGGGAGCCCAGGGCCATCGGCGAGGCATCTGGGAAAGCGTGCACAACCACTATGCCAATCGCCTGGGCATCGCGACGCCCTACACCGCCCTGCAAGCCATCCAGATGCGCCCCGAGGGAGACGGCGGCAAAGGCGACGAACTGGGCTTCGGCACGCTGACCTTCACGCGCGATCCGCTGCCGACAGCCGGGCGCCCCAGCGGGTTGACCGCGCGCTTGCGCGGCACGCAGGTTGTGCTGTCATGGTGGGGCTGCACCGGTGCGCAGAGCTACTCGGTGCGCCGCGCGGAGCGGGCCGGCGGCCCCTACAGCGTGATCGCATCGGGCATCACCGACACGCTCACGTTCAACGACACCGCGCTCAGCGCGACCGGCGCGACCGGCGCGACCGACGTCTACCACTACGTGATCGTCGCGGCCACCGCCTCGGGCGACAGCGCGCCGTCCACCGAAGCGCGGGTGTCCGTGGCGCCCGAGCTGCTGCTGCAGTGGAAGCCCGATGGCGGCGCGCGCACGCCTGTCCGCCTGCCGACGGGTCTTGCGAAGAACGCCGCCGACTTCACGGTCTCGGTCCGGGTCTTCCTGGACAGCGCCGCAACGTGGGCCCGCGTGTTCGACTTCGGCTCCGGCACGCGCCGCTACATGATGCTCACGGTCCGCAATGGCGGCGGTGTGGTCCGCTACGGGATCTCCACGGTCCACGGCTTCAACGAGGAGGGGATCGACGGCACGTCGGCGCTTGCCACCGGACGCTGGGTGCATGTCGCGGTCACCCTGTCGGGCACGCTCGGGACGCTGTACGTGGACGGCGTCGTCGACGGCACCAATGCACAGATGACGCTCACGCCCGCCGACCTGGGCGAGACGACGCAGAACTGGCTCGGCCATTCGCAGTTTGCCAAAGACCCCGATCTGCAGGGACGCGTGGACGACCTGCGCTTCTACAGCGGCGCACTCGGCGCGACAGAGATTGCCGCACTGGCGAAGGCCTGA
- a CDS encoding MarR family winged helix-turn-helix transcriptional regulator, producing the protein MSRQGHAAQVGKPVRSGASYRALISVTWHLHSLIRMPAFSDAGGAPAPGSLGDLFLFRLPCAIRAVVGMATRIADEGFGITHREWELIAALRQIGEATPSAFAEHLQWDRVRTSRGLGSLSQKGLVERRRDAEDGRGVHVRLSPQGQQLFDDLFPRIARLDAELVAGIDDAQAGIFLQCLSRIELRAAELNAKGAVPESASRSAGGTRHRWPRYRA; encoded by the coding sequence ATGAGCCGCCAGGGCCATGCGGCGCAAGTCGGGAAGCCGGTGCGATCCGGCGCTTCCTACCGGGCACTCATTTCGGTGACCTGGCACCTCCACTCTCTGATTCGTATGCCAGCTTTCTCCGATGCGGGTGGGGCGCCCGCCCCCGGTTCCCTGGGTGATCTCTTCCTGTTCAGGCTGCCGTGCGCCATACGCGCCGTCGTCGGCATGGCGACGCGCATTGCCGACGAGGGCTTCGGCATCACGCATCGCGAATGGGAGCTGATCGCCGCGCTCAGGCAGATCGGCGAGGCGACCCCTTCGGCCTTTGCCGAACATCTGCAGTGGGACCGTGTGCGCACCTCGCGCGGCCTGGGCAGCCTCTCCCAGAAGGGACTGGTGGAGCGGCGGCGCGACGCCGAGGACGGCCGCGGCGTGCATGTGCGCCTGAGCCCTCAAGGGCAGCAGCTCTTCGATGACCTGTTTCCGCGCATCGCGCGCCTCGATGCCGAGCTCGTGGCCGGCATCGACGACGCGCAGGCCGGCATATTTCTTCAATGCCTGAGCCGGATCGAGCTGCGTGCAGCCGAATTGAACGCGAAGGGCGCGGTGCCGGAAAGCGCCAGTCGCAGTGCGGGCGGCACGCGCCACCGGTGGCCGCGTTACCGGGCCTGA
- a CDS encoding LysR family transcriptional regulator produces MDRLSAMQAFVAVVEAGSFVGAADALGISKTSVSRLIVDLESHLGTRLLQRTTRRVRTTEAGERFFARASLLLSDLEEAESEVTWRTLTPHGVLRVSVPLSFGPRYLAPLLPLYRNQYPDVELEVSSTDHLVDLVDDGFDLAIRGAWQHGETYVARHLAPLRIVICASPGYVAMHGAPPTPDALAAHNCLTKISGAVSETWTFSRTGDTVAVPVRGSMRADSDDILLTAALAGEGIVAMPTFMAGDDIAKGDLVPLLLDWQYPPATLMAVYPTRRYLSAKVRTFVEFMQKAFAGDPAWDRWMDMFPEARKDHDAPGAALPPGG; encoded by the coding sequence ATGGATCGATTGAGTGCCATGCAGGCCTTCGTGGCGGTGGTGGAGGCCGGCAGCTTCGTGGGTGCAGCCGACGCACTGGGAATTTCGAAGACGTCGGTCTCGCGCCTGATCGTCGACCTGGAGTCGCACCTGGGCACGCGGCTCCTGCAAAGAACCACCCGCCGGGTGCGCACGACGGAAGCGGGAGAGCGCTTTTTTGCGCGGGCGAGCCTGCTGTTGTCCGACCTGGAGGAAGCAGAGTCCGAAGTCACGTGGCGCACGCTCACGCCGCACGGCGTGCTGCGCGTGAGCGTTCCACTGTCGTTCGGGCCGCGCTACCTCGCGCCGCTTCTTCCCCTGTATCGAAACCAGTATCCCGACGTCGAACTCGAGGTTTCCTCGACCGATCACCTGGTCGATCTGGTGGACGACGGTTTCGACCTCGCCATCCGTGGCGCCTGGCAGCACGGAGAGACTTATGTGGCACGGCACCTGGCGCCGCTGCGAATCGTGATCTGCGCGTCGCCGGGCTACGTGGCCATGCATGGCGCGCCGCCGACGCCCGATGCATTGGCCGCGCACAACTGCCTGACCAAGATCTCCGGTGCCGTCTCCGAAACATGGACCTTCTCTCGCACCGGCGACACCGTCGCCGTTCCGGTGCGGGGCAGCATGCGCGCGGACAGCGACGACATCCTGCTGACGGCGGCGCTGGCGGGCGAAGGCATCGTCGCAATGCCGACCTTCATGGCCGGCGACGACATTGCGAAGGGCGACCTGGTGCCGCTGCTGCTCGATTGGCAGTACCCGCCGGCGACCCTCATGGCCGTCTATCCGACCCGGCGCTATCTGTCGGCCAAGGTCCGCACCTTCGTGGAGTTCATGCAGAAGGCTTTCGCGGGCGACCCGGCCTGGGATCGGTGGATGGACATGTTCCCCGAGGCGCGGAAAGACCACGACGCCCCTGGAGCCGCCCTCCCGCCAGGAGGCTGA
- a CDS encoding acyl-CoA dehydrogenase family protein, which produces MEFAYTPKVQELRTRLVAFMDAHIYPNEKRQAEEAHQSYLNAQKNGGFYTGLPLLEELKEKARAAGLWNLFLPETAHGAGLTNLEYAPLCEIMGRRYWSAEAFNCSAPDTGNTEVIERYGSAAQKARWLQPLLDGQIRSAFAMTEPAVASSDATNISCSIRREGDEYVINGRKWYITGAMNERCKLFILMGKTDLDNADRHRQQSMIIVPADTPGITVLRDMALVNHYDAPFGHPEVLFENVRVPVDNILLGEGRGFEIAQGRLGPGRIHHCMRMIGMAESALEMMCERVVSRVAFGKPLAEQGVWRERIAKSRMLIDQTRWMVLHAAWRMDTVGNKVAAKEIAMIKVIAPNNCIQVIDDAMQAFGAMGLSQDTLLVNFWAYARHLRMADGPDEVHRNAIAKHELAGYRPKQVA; this is translated from the coding sequence ATGGAATTCGCCTACACGCCCAAGGTCCAGGAACTGCGCACGCGCCTCGTCGCCTTCATGGACGCGCACATCTACCCGAACGAAAAGCGCCAGGCGGAGGAGGCGCACCAGTCCTACCTGAACGCGCAGAAAAATGGCGGCTTCTACACCGGCCTGCCGCTGCTGGAAGAGCTCAAGGAGAAGGCCCGGGCAGCCGGCCTGTGGAACCTGTTTCTGCCCGAGACCGCGCACGGCGCCGGGCTCACGAACCTCGAATACGCACCCCTGTGCGAGATCATGGGCCGGCGCTACTGGAGCGCCGAGGCCTTCAACTGCAGCGCGCCGGACACGGGCAACACCGAGGTGATCGAGCGCTACGGCTCGGCCGCGCAGAAGGCGCGTTGGCTGCAGCCGCTGCTAGATGGGCAGATCCGTTCCGCGTTCGCGATGACCGAGCCCGCGGTCGCATCGTCTGACGCCACGAACATCTCGTGCAGCATCCGGCGCGAGGGCGACGAGTACGTCATCAACGGCCGCAAGTGGTACATCACCGGCGCGATGAACGAGCGCTGCAAGCTCTTCATCCTGATGGGCAAGACCGACCTCGACAACGCCGATCGCCACCGCCAGCAGTCGATGATCATCGTGCCCGCCGACACGCCCGGCATCACCGTGCTGCGCGACATGGCGCTGGTCAATCACTACGACGCGCCCTTCGGCCATCCGGAGGTGCTGTTCGAGAACGTGCGCGTGCCGGTGGACAACATCCTGCTGGGCGAGGGCCGCGGCTTCGAGATCGCGCAGGGGCGCCTCGGTCCCGGGCGCATCCACCACTGCATGCGCATGATCGGCATGGCCGAGTCGGCGCTGGAGATGATGTGCGAGCGCGTCGTCTCGCGCGTGGCTTTCGGCAAGCCGCTGGCCGAGCAGGGCGTGTGGCGCGAGCGCATTGCAAAGAGCCGGATGCTGATCGACCAGACGCGCTGGATGGTGCTGCACGCGGCCTGGCGCATGGACACCGTGGGCAACAAGGTGGCGGCCAAGGAGATCGCGATGATCAAGGTGATCGCGCCCAACAACTGCATCCAGGTGATCGACGATGCGATGCAGGCCTTCGGCGCCATGGGCCTGAGCCAGGACACGCTGCTGGTGAATTTCTGGGCCTACGCCCGCCACCTGCGGATGGCCGACGGCCCGGACGAAGTGCACCGCAACGCGATCGCCAAGCACGAGCTCGCGGGCTATCGTCCGAAGCAGGTGGCCTGA